A region of Salmo salar chromosome ssa17, Ssal_v3.1, whole genome shotgun sequence DNA encodes the following proteins:
- the LOC106561307 gene encoding ETS homologous factor isoform X2 produces the protein MVRHTTCIMSIPSTASIESQLPTTWSSYPCSDISTVMPGYTSRLWSQDSQPQYWSKYQVWEWLQQMLDMHQIDAATIPFQNFDVDGRQLCSMTYQDFTRAAGTVGPILYHSLTELKWSGQYPGVEFSPLDVIKSEPDDFPCPFTEPSIYPADIYDPSFQSLAPVASPTPSSPDTNRSHSRPHQVKKHNPRGTHLWEFIRDILLNPERNPGLIKWEDRTEGVFRFLKSEAVAQLWGKKKNNSSMTYEKLSRAMRYYYKREILERVDGRRLVYKFGRNARGWRESEK, from the exons ATGGTCCGTCATACCACCTGTATCATGAGCATCCCTTCCACTGCCAGCATTGAGAGCCAGCTGCCGACAACATGGAGCTCCTACCCCTGCTCAGACA TTTCCACAGTGATGCCTGGTTACACCAGTCGCCTGTGGTCCCAGGACTCCCAGCCTCAGTATTGGTCGAAGTATCAGGTGTGGGAGTGGCTGCAGCAGATGCTGGATATGCACCAGATCGACGCTGCCACCATCCCTTTCCAGAACTTTGATGTGGACGGACGTCAGCTGTGCAGCATGACCTACCAGGACTTCACCCGTGCTGCGGGCACCGTGGGGCCTATCCTCTACCACAGCCTCACCGAGCTCAAATGGAGCG GTCAGTATCCTGGTGTGGAGTTTTCACCGCTGGACGTTATCAAATCAGAGCCAGATG ATTTCCCTTGCCCATTCACAGAACCTAGCATCTATCCTGCAG ATATTTACGATCCCTCGTTTCAATCCCTTGCACCTGTGGCCTCACCCACTCCCTCCAGTCCAG ACACAAATAGATCTCACAGTCGCCCTCATCAGGTCAAAAAACACA ACCCCCGGGGGACCCACCTGTGGGAGTTCATTAGGGACATTCTGCTGAACCCAGAGCGGAACCCAGGCCTGATCAAGTGGGAGGATCGGACAGAGGGCGTCTTCCGCTTCCTCAAGTCAGAGGCCGTGGCTCAGCTGTGGGGCAAGAAGAAGAACAATAGCAGCATGACCTACGAGAAGCTCAGCCGAGCTATGAG ATATTACTACAAACGGGAAATCCTGGAACGTGTAGATGGACGAAGGCTGGTCTACAAGTTTGGAAGGAATGCACGAGGATGGAGGGAGTCAGAGAAGTGA
- the LOC106561307 gene encoding ETS homologous factor isoform X1: MVRHTTCIMSIPSTASIESQLPTTWSSYPCSDISTVMPGYTSRLWSQDSQPQYWSKYQVWEWLQQMLDMHQIDAATIPFQNFDVDGRQLCSMTYQDFTRAAGTVGPILYHSLTELKWSGQYPGVEFSPLDVIKSEPDVDFPCPFTEPSIYPADIYDPSFQSLAPVASPTPSSPDTNRSHSRPHQVKKHNPRGTHLWEFIRDILLNPERNPGLIKWEDRTEGVFRFLKSEAVAQLWGKKKNNSSMTYEKLSRAMRYYYKREILERVDGRRLVYKFGRNARGWRESEK, from the exons ATGGTCCGTCATACCACCTGTATCATGAGCATCCCTTCCACTGCCAGCATTGAGAGCCAGCTGCCGACAACATGGAGCTCCTACCCCTGCTCAGACA TTTCCACAGTGATGCCTGGTTACACCAGTCGCCTGTGGTCCCAGGACTCCCAGCCTCAGTATTGGTCGAAGTATCAGGTGTGGGAGTGGCTGCAGCAGATGCTGGATATGCACCAGATCGACGCTGCCACCATCCCTTTCCAGAACTTTGATGTGGACGGACGTCAGCTGTGCAGCATGACCTACCAGGACTTCACCCGTGCTGCGGGCACCGTGGGGCCTATCCTCTACCACAGCCTCACCGAGCTCAAATGGAGCG GTCAGTATCCTGGTGTGGAGTTTTCACCGCTGGACGTTATCAAATCAGAGCCAGATG TAGATTTCCCTTGCCCATTCACAGAACCTAGCATCTATCCTGCAG ATATTTACGATCCCTCGTTTCAATCCCTTGCACCTGTGGCCTCACCCACTCCCTCCAGTCCAG ACACAAATAGATCTCACAGTCGCCCTCATCAGGTCAAAAAACACA ACCCCCGGGGGACCCACCTGTGGGAGTTCATTAGGGACATTCTGCTGAACCCAGAGCGGAACCCAGGCCTGATCAAGTGGGAGGATCGGACAGAGGGCGTCTTCCGCTTCCTCAAGTCAGAGGCCGTGGCTCAGCTGTGGGGCAAGAAGAAGAACAATAGCAGCATGACCTACGAGAAGCTCAGCCGAGCTATGAG ATATTACTACAAACGGGAAATCCTGGAACGTGTAGATGGACGAAGGCTGGTCTACAAGTTTGGAAGGAATGCACGAGGATGGAGGGAGTCAGAGAAGTGA